Proteins encoded within one genomic window of Sminthopsis crassicaudata isolate SCR6 chromosome X, ASM4859323v1, whole genome shotgun sequence:
- the LOC141549065 gene encoding uncharacterized protein LOC141549065 — protein MLRPMLEQKHHMKAEEEKLVAPGTGHLRTRKTKVAAHSHSELSQTPRPRGKSPTRRHRKGASRNRIHSQKFREQETKPIYLKIDTGKRKEGKAQSLPPAISQSRKNKTLLQEVAGSREERKSRKLGGGDSKMVDLRKQEIKKTIKAVTWRLHQKALEWGQNTSSLDWRSSRGDAPFLHRPIFFPSLRPGEGMAFLPATCHLSESTISCTNVNLKAIPLLSDRSLKTLFLAENEISKIPAETFNGVPNLEWLDLSKNKLETQGLDPDAFKASDPRLPYLDGQWLRGGDGGEGGNDPERRVSP, from the exons ATGTTGAGGCCCATGCTGGAGCAAAAGCACCACATGAAGGCTGAGGAAGAGAAGTTGGTGGCACCAGGAACAGGCCACCTGAGGACCAGGAAAACCAAAGTGGCAGCTCACAGCCATTCGGAGCTCAGCCAGACCCCAAGGCCACGCGGCAAATCACCCACGAGGCGTCACAGGAAGGGGGCCTCCAGGAACAGGATCCACAGTCAAAAGTTCAGGGAGCAGGAGACCAAACCAATCTATCTGAAGATTGATacgggaaagagaaaggaagggaaggccCAGTCCTTACCACCAGCCATTAGCCAATCTAGGAAGAACAAGACGCTGCTGCAAGAGGTGGCTGGCtccagggaagagaggaagagcaGGAAGCTAGGAGGTGGGGACTCCAAAATGGTCGACCTCaggaaacaagaaataaagaagaccATCAAAG CTGTCACCTGGCGACTGCACCAGAAGGCGTTAGAATGGGGCCAGAACACCAGCAGCCTGGACTGGAGATCTAGCCGAGGCGATGCTCCCTTCCTCCATCGGCccattttctttccatctctgagGCCCGGGGAAGGCATGGCCTTCCTCCCAGCCACGTGCCACTTGTCTGAGTCTACCATCTCCTGTACCAACGTCAACCTGAAGGCAATTCCACTGCTCAGTGACCGGAGCCTGAAAACCCTCTTCCTGGCAG AGAATGAAATTTCCAAAATCCCGGCTGAGACCTTCAATGGTGTGCCCAACCTGGAGTGGCTGGATCTGAGCAAGAACAAACTGGAAACCCAGGGCCTGGATCCGGATGCCTTTAAGGCAAGTGACCCCCGTCTTCCCTACTTGGACGGCCAGTGGTTGAGGGGCGGggatggaggagaaggagggaatgaCCCAGAAAGAAGGGTCAGTCCCTGA